The sequence AGACCCTCAGGCAGCTTACAGAAAAAGGGATCGGACTTATAATCACAGACCACAATGTGCGCGAGACACTGTCAATAACAGACAGGGCGTATATAATAAGCGACGGGCGCATCCTTGCGCACGGATCGCCGGATGAACTGATCTCAAATGAACTTGTAAAGAAAAGCTACCTCGGAGAGGAGTTCAGGTTATAATGGCACAGGAACAGAGACTCGAACTAAGACTTTCCCAGAAATTGATCCTCACGCCGCAGTTGCAGCAGTCAATCAAGCTACTGCAGCTCCCCCTGCTTGAACTTACGCAGGACATAAATCAGGAGCTCATGAACAATCCTCTTCTTGAAGAGACAATCGAAGCCGAGAGAGATTCGGAAGTAAAAAACGAGACATCCGGGACGGCCTCGGAAGAGGAAACATTTCGTGAACCGTCAGACGATGTGGAAACCCCGCTTGAGAAAATATTCGGGTTTACTTCCGACAGCTACTTTGAAGAAAGAGAGACCGACGGCAGGGACCTCGGGTATTTTAACGACAACACGGAAGACGTCCAATCTCCCCTTGAACGCAACAGGAAAAAAGCGGACCTGTACGAACACCTCCTCTGGCAGCTGAGGCTTGCTTATGTCCCGGAAAAGACCGGCAAGGTCGCCGAGATAATTATCAATAACCTGGACGAAGACGGCTACTTGCAGGCCTCCATCGACGAGATCGCGGAGGCCGCGGAAGCAGACGCGGACACCGTTGAAAAAGCCCTCACGTTCGTCCAGAAACTTGACCCCTCAGGCGTGGGCGCGCGCGATCTTCGGGAGTGCCTGCTTTTGCAACTGGAACTGTTGCAGCTTAAGGGGACCCTTGTAGAAAATATTCTCCGCGACGGCTTCAATGAACTTGAAGGGAAGAAATACAAACAGCTTGCTGCGAAATTCAGTGTGACGATTGATGACGTACTCGCGGCAGTCAAAATCATAGAGGGGCTTGAGCCGAGGCCGGGCAGGAATTATTCAAGCGATGAACCTGTTCATATCATCCCTGATGTGTACATAGAAGAATCCGACGGGAAACTGCTTATAACCCTGAACGATGAGGGCATCCCGAAGCTCAGGCTGTCAAATTACTACAAAAAACTCCTTGCAAATAAAAAAACATTAGGGCCGGAGGAAAAGCAATTCCTCGAAGAGAAACTGCGCTCCGCGGTCTGGTTATTGAAGAGCCTGGACCAGAGGAACAAGACAATTTACAGGGTAACTGAAAGTATATTGAAATTCCAGGAAGATTTCTTCGCAAAGGGTTTTAAATATCTTAAGCCTCTCAACCTGAAAGATATTGCCGAAGATTTAGGGATGCACGAAAGCACGATAAGCAGGGTAACATCAAACAAGTATATTCAATGCCCGCAGGGGCTTCTGAGCTTCAGGTTTTTCTTCAGCAACGCGGTCCACTCGGACACCGGGGACATCTCCTCGTCAACCGTCAAGGACATGATAAAAAAGATCGTCTCCGAAGAAGACTCCATGAAACCGCTCAACGATAAACAGATTGTTGATATACTTAAAGACAAAGGAATAAACGTGGCCCGCAGGACCACTGCTAAATACAGGGAGGAACTAAAGATCCCTTCACATATTAAGCGCAAAAAATGGTTTTGAGATTGTTATTGTTGTTAGCTCATATAATATGAACCACAGAGGTCACAGAGAAATACTTTATACTATTTACATTTTGTTAAATATTTTCTCTGTGTTCTCTGTGGCTTAATTTTTACAATACTACCCAATAAGGAGGAGCATATGAATATTATTATCAATTGCAAGCACATGGAGCTCACACCGACCATCAAAGACTACACAGAGGAGAAGATAGGCAAGTTTGAAAAATATATAAGCAATATTACGGAAGCGATCGTCACCCTGAGCGTTGAGAAATACAGGCACAGGGCGGAGGTGCTCCTGAAGGTCAACGGCCTGATGATACAGGCGGAGAGCATTACCGCCGAGATGTATTCATCGATCGACGAGGTAGTGGACAAGCTCGAACGCCAGATAAAGAAATACAAGGAGAAGATCGCCTCCCACAGGAAAGGCAAGACCAAATCGGAGCCACTTCCGAAAGCTGAAAAGACCACGCCGCTCATTATAAAAAAGAAGGCCTTTGACATAAAGCCCATGGCTATAGAAGAGGCCGCCATGCAGATGGACCTTCTGGACAAGGTCTTTTTCGTCTTCACAAATGCCTCATCAGGAGACATTAACGTTTTATACAAGAGAAAAGA is a genomic window of Nitrospirota bacterium containing:
- the rpoN gene encoding RNA polymerase factor sigma-54, which translates into the protein MAQEQRLELRLSQKLILTPQLQQSIKLLQLPLLELTQDINQELMNNPLLEETIEAERDSEVKNETSGTASEEETFREPSDDVETPLEKIFGFTSDSYFEERETDGRDLGYFNDNTEDVQSPLERNRKKADLYEHLLWQLRLAYVPEKTGKVAEIIINNLDEDGYLQASIDEIAEAAEADADTVEKALTFVQKLDPSGVGARDLRECLLLQLELLQLKGTLVENILRDGFNELEGKKYKQLAAKFSVTIDDVLAAVKIIEGLEPRPGRNYSSDEPVHIIPDVYIEESDGKLLITLNDEGIPKLRLSNYYKKLLANKKTLGPEEKQFLEEKLRSAVWLLKSLDQRNKTIYRVTESILKFQEDFFAKGFKYLKPLNLKDIAEDLGMHESTISRVTSNKYIQCPQGLLSFRFFFSNAVHSDTGDISSSTVKDMIKKIVSEEDSMKPLNDKQIVDILKDKGINVARRTTAKYREELKIPSHIKRKKWF
- the raiA gene encoding ribosome-associated translation inhibitor RaiA; translation: MNIIINCKHMELTPTIKDYTEEKIGKFEKYISNITEAIVTLSVEKYRHRAEVLLKVNGLMIQAESITAEMYSSIDEVVDKLERQIKKYKEKIASHRKGKTKSEPLPKAEKTTPLIIKKKAFDIKPMAIEEAAMQMDLLDKVFFVFTNASSGDINVLYKRKDGNFGLIEPVK